A genomic stretch from Narcine bancroftii isolate sNarBan1 chromosome 9, sNarBan1.hap1, whole genome shotgun sequence includes:
- the polr2h gene encoding DNA-directed RNA polymerases I, II, and III subunit RPABC3 isoform X2, which yields MDLILDVNIQIYPVELGDKFRLVIASTLYEDGTPDDGEYNPTDDRPSRADQFEYVMYGKVYRIEGDESSTEAATRLSAYVSYGGLLMRLQGDANNLHGFEVDSRVYLLMKKLAF from the exons ATGGATCTGATACTTGATGTAAACATTCAGATTTACCCTGTTGAACTTG GTGACAAATTTCGTCTTGTAATAGCAAGTACTTTGTATGAAGATGGAACACCAGATGATGGAGAATACAATCCCACAGATGACAGGCCATCAAG GGCTGACCAATTTGAGTATGTCATGTATGGAAAAGTTTATAGAATAGAAGGGGATGAGAGTTCAACTGAAGCAGCCACCAGACT GTCTGCTTATGTGTCCTATGGAGGTCTACTTATGAGGCTTCAAGGGGATGCAAATAATTTGCATGGCTTTGAGGTGGATTCCAGAGTATATCTCCTAATGAAGAAACTCGCATTCTAA
- the plaat1 gene encoding phospholipase A and acyltransferase 1 has translation MASNDHFSVEYPGDPNLGDLIEIFRPAYQHWALYLGDGYVINVTPLEEGPPTSFTSAKSVFSRKAIAKMQLLKDVVGQDPFKINNKYDNNHMPLPVNEIIKRAEFLIGQEVSYDLLGNNCEHFVTLLRYGEGVSDQAKRAINAISFVTAAASAFSLIGLFQNRSRQRNY, from the exons ATGGCTTCTAATGACCACTTTAGTGTGGAGTACCCTGGGGATCCGAACCTTGGGGACTTGATTGAAATATTTAGACCAGCATATCAGCATTGGGCTCTGTACCTGGGAGATGGTTACGTTATAAATGTCACACCGTTAG AGGAGGGGCCTCCAACTTCATTCACTAGTGCAAAGTCTGTTTTCAGCAGGAAGGCAATAGCAAAAATGCAGCTGCTTAAAGATGTGGTTGGACAAGAccctttcaaaataaataacaaGTACGACAACAACCACATGCCTTTACCAGTAAATGAAATCATTAAGAGAGCTGAGTTTCTCATTGGACAGGAAGTGTCCTATGATTTGCTTGGGAATAACTGTGAACATTTTGTCACTTTACTTCGTTATGGTGAAGGTGTATCTGACCAG GCAAAAAGAGCTATCAATGCCATTTCTTTTGTAACAGCTGCGGCTAGTGCCTTCTCATTGATTGGATTATTCCAAAACAGGTCAAGGCAAAGAAATTATTGA
- the polr2h gene encoding DNA-directed RNA polymerases I, II, and III subunit RPABC3 isoform X1, producing MAGILFEDIFDVKDIDPEGIKFDRVSRLHCESESFKMDLILDVNIQIYPVELGDKFRLVIASTLYEDGTPDDGEYNPTDDRPSRADQFEYVMYGKVYRIEGDESSTEAATRLSAYVSYGGLLMRLQGDANNLHGFEVDSRVYLLMKKLAF from the exons ATGGCGGGGATTTTGTTTGAGGATATTTTTGATGTGAAAGATATTGACCCGGAAGGAATAAAGTTCGACAGAG TTTCTCGCCTACACTGTGAGAGTGAATCCTTTAAAATGGATCTGATACTTGATGTAAACATTCAGATTTACCCTGTTGAACTTG GTGACAAATTTCGTCTTGTAATAGCAAGTACTTTGTATGAAGATGGAACACCAGATGATGGAGAATACAATCCCACAGATGACAGGCCATCAAG GGCTGACCAATTTGAGTATGTCATGTATGGAAAAGTTTATAGAATAGAAGGGGATGAGAGTTCAACTGAAGCAGCCACCAGACT GTCTGCTTATGTGTCCTATGGAGGTCTACTTATGAGGCTTCAAGGGGATGCAAATAATTTGCATGGCTTTGAGGTGGATTCCAGAGTATATCTCCTAATGAAGAAACTCGCATTCTAA